GGTTTCCGCCTTAGATGTTTCCGTCCGCAATCAGGTTCTTGACCTTCTCGAACAGCTATGCACTGACTACGATGTGTCCTTGATCTTTGTCTCCCATGATCTCCCTATCACTCGGGATTTATGTGAAGAGCTGATTATCATGCAGCGCGGAAACGTGGTGGAATCCGGTCCTAGCGCCCAGCTCTGGCAGAACCCACAACACCGCTATACCCAGGAATTATTAGAGGCGGTCCCCCAGTTGAGGCTATAACGCGGAGGAAATGGGGCAACGTAAACGTTCGCGATAAAGAGGACCACCTCTACGTCCCTGCCCCAGGAAAGATTCATAGAGTATTACTTCATGTACTAGGAAGTCTGGGCCACGATAGATTGACAACGCACGGCTGATATCTGACAAGAAGGGGTCCCATTCAGTGGCACGTTGGTGTGGTTGCTGACGAAGCCGAGCCACGGTGAGGTGGGGGCGTCGTTTCCCTGACGTTCGCGGCTGATCTTGGTCTTTAGTTTCCCCTGCGGTTGGTAACTCTGCATCGAGGGCTAGTTCGGAAAAACTTGAGGTATCTCCACCGGCTCCTATCCACAATGTTCGATGAGAAAACACTCCTGCTCCGCGGAGATGAAGGTTAAGCGGTTTGGGTTGCAAGGCAGCCGCCCGGGATAGGTGATCGGCGATGTCATCGAAGTAGCCGTCCGGTTGTTCGCCATAAAAAGCTACAGTGAGGTGCCAGTTTTCTGGGTCAGTCCAACGTAAATCTACGGGAAATTCCCGACGGATGGGGGCGAGGGCGGTCTTCACATGGTCTAAGGCTTT
This genomic interval from Corynebacterium poyangense contains the following:
- the thpR gene encoding RNA 2',3'-cyclic phosphodiesterase, with the protein product MRLFAALKPEEKALDHVKTALAPIRREFPVDLRWTDPENWHLTVAFYGEQPDGYFDDIADHLSRAAALQPKPLNLHLRGAGVFSHRTLWIGAGGDTSSFSELALDAELPTAGETKDQDQPRTSGKRRPHLTVARLRQQPHQRATEWDPFLSDISRALSIYRGPDFLVHEVILYESFLGQGRRGGPLYRERLRCPISSAL